One part of the Symphalangus syndactylus isolate Jambi chromosome 1, NHGRI_mSymSyn1-v2.1_pri, whole genome shotgun sequence genome encodes these proteins:
- the FADD gene encoding FAS-associated death domain protein has product MDPFLVLLHSVSSSLSSSELTELKFLCLGRLGKRKLERVQSGLDLFSMLLEQNDLEPGRTELLRELLASLRRHDLLRRVDDFEAGAAAGAAPGEEDLCAAFNIICDNVGKDWRRLARQLKVSDTKIDSIEDRYPRNLTERVRESLRIWKNTEKENATVAHLVGALRACQMNLVADLVQEVQQARDVQERSGAMSPMSWNSDASTSETS; this is encoded by the exons ATGGACCCGTTCCTGGTGCTGCTGCACTCGGTGTCGTCCAGCCTGTCGAGCAGCGAGCTGACCGAGCTCAAGTTCCTATGCCTCGGGCGCTTGGGCAAGCGCAAGCTGGAGCGCGTGCAGAGCGGCCTGGACCTCTTCTCCATGCTGCTGGAGCAGAACGACCTGGAGCCCGGGCGCACCGAGCTCCTGCGCGAGCTGCTGGCCTCCCTGCGGCGCCACGACCTGCTGCGGCGAGTCGACGACTTCGAGGCGGGGGCGGCGGCCGGGGCCGCGCCTGGGGAAGAAG ACCTGTGTGCAGCATTTAACATCATATGTGATAATGTGGGGAAAGACTGGAGAAGACTGGCTCGTCAGCTCAAAGTCTCAGACACCAAGATCGACAGCATCGAGGACAGATATCCCCGCAACCTGACAGAGCGCGTGCGGGAGTCGCTGAGAATCTGGAAGAACACAGAGAAGGAGAATGCAACAGTGGCCCACCTGGTGGGGGCTCTCAGGGCCTGCCAGATGAACCTGGTGGCCGACCTGGTACAAGAGGTTCAGCAGGCCCGTGATGTCCAGGAGAGGAGTGGGGCCATGTCCCCGATGTCATGGAACTCAGACGCATCCACCTCCGAAACTTCCTGA